Within Gemmatimonadota bacterium, the genomic segment CGTGCTGCATGCGGTGGTGGACGGCGAGGCGGATGCGTTGTCGATCGCCCGGACCGAGGCGCACGCCGCGGGGTGCGGCGCGTGCGCGGGCCTGCTCGCGCTGGCGCGCGCGCGGCGCGCGCGGTTGCAGCGGATCGGGGAACGGACCCATGCCCCAGAGACGCTGCGGACTCGCGTGCACGGGATCCTGCAGGCGGTGCGCGGATCTCGGACTCGTTGATCCTCCGCGGGCTCCTCGGGGCCCTCCTCGCCGGCGTGATCGCGGGCGCAGCCCAGCGCGCCGGGAGCCTGACGCCTCGCGGGCAATGGGC encodes:
- a CDS encoding zf-HC2 domain-containing protein, with the protein product MHFSPSDAAPLEGCHAVHAVLHAVVDGEADALSIARTEAHAAGCGACAGLLALARARRARLQRIGERTHAPETLRTRVHGILQAVRGSRTR